In Saimiri boliviensis isolate mSaiBol1 chromosome 12, mSaiBol1.pri, whole genome shotgun sequence, one genomic interval encodes:
- the CUZD1 gene encoding CUB and zona pellucida-like domain-containing protein 1 encodes MELVRRLMPLTLLILSCLVELTLAEAEGNSSCRVSLGGANLTETHKAMILQLNPSENCTWTIEKPENKRIRIIFSYVQLDPDGSCESESIKVFDGTSSNGPLLGQVCSKNNYVPVFESSSNTMTFQIVTDSARIQRTVFVFYYFFSPNTSIPNCGGYLDTLEGSFTSPNYPKPHPELAYCVWHIQVEKGYKIKLNFKDILLEIDKQCKFDFIAVYDGPSTNSGLIGQVCGYMTPTYESSSNSLTVVLSTDYANSYRGFSASYTSIYAENINTTSLICSSDKMRVIISKLFLETFHSDENNLQLNDPTCRPKLSNVVEFSFPLNGCGTIKKVEDESITYTNIITSPASSTSEVITRQKDLQIIVKCEMEHNSTVEIMYITKDDVIQNQVAVGKYNISMALFESNSFEKTILESPYYVDLNQTLFVQVGLHTSDPNLMVFLDTCRASPTSDFASPTYDIIKSGCSQDETCKVYPLFEHYGRFQFNAFKFLRSMGSVYLQCKVLICDSSDHQSRCNQGCISRSKRDISSYKWKTDSIIGPIRLKRDQRASGNSGFQHEAHVEETPNQPFNSLHLFSFMVLALNVVIVATITVRHFVNQQADYKYQKLQNY; translated from the exons ATGGAGCTTGTAAGGAGGCTCATGCCTTTGACCCTCTTAATTCTCTCTTGTTTGGTGGAGTTGACATTGGCAGAGGCTGAAG GAAATTCAAGCTGCAGAGTCAGTCTGGGGGGTGCCAATCTGACAGAGACCCACAAAGCCATGATCCTGCAACTCAACCCCAGTGAGAACTGCACCTGGACAAtagaaaaaccagaaaacaaaagaatcagAATTATCTTTTCCTATGTCCA GCTTGATCCGGATGGAAGCTGTGAAAGTGAAAGCATTAAAGTCTTTGACGGAACCTCCAGCAATGGGCCTCTGCTGGGGCAAGTCTGCAGTAAAAATAACTATGTTCCTGTATTTGAATCATCATCCAATACAATGACGTTTCAAATAGTTACTGACTCAGCAAGAATTCAAAGAACTGTTTTTGTCTTCTACTACTTCTTCTCTCCTAACACCT CTATTCCAAACTGTGGTGGTTACCTGGATACCTTGGAAGGATCCTTCACCAGCCCCAATTACCCAAAGCCTCATCCTGAACTTGCTTATTGTGTGTGGCACATACAAGTGGAGAAAGGTTACAAGATAAAACTAAACTTCAAAGATATTTT ACTAGAAATAGACAAACAGTGCAAGTTTGATTTTATTGCCGTCTATGATGGCCCCTCCACCAACTCTGGCCTGATTGGACAAGTCTGTGGCTACATGACTCCCACCTATGAATCGTCATCAAACTCTCTGACTGTCGTGTTATCTACAGATTATGCCAACTCTTACCGGGGCTTTTCTGCTTCCTACACCTCAATTTATGCAGAAAACATCAATACTA CATctttaatttgctcttctgaCAAGATGAGAGTTATTATAAGTAAACTCTTCCTAGAGACTTTTCACTCTGATGAGAATAACTTACAACTAAATGACCCAACTTGCAGACCAAAATTATCAAATGTTGTGgaattttctttccctcttaaTGGATGTGGCACAATTAAAAAG GTAGAAGATGAGTCAATTACCTACACCAATATAATCACCTCTCCTGCATCCTCAACTTCTGAAGTGATCACCCGTCAGAAAGATCTCCAGATTATTGTGAAGTGTGAAATGGAACATAATTCTACTGTGGAGATAATGTACATAACAAAAGATGATGTAATACAAAATCAAGTTGCAGTGGGCAAATATAACATAAGCATGGCTCTTTTTGAATCCAATTCATTTGAAAAGACTATACTTGAGTCACCATATTATGTGGATTTGAACCAAACTCTTTTTGTTCAAGTTGGTCTGCACACCTCAGATCCAAATTTGATGGTGTTTCTTGATACCTGTAGAGCCTCTCCTACCTCTGATTTTGCATCTCCAACCTATGACATAATCAAGAGTGG ATGTAGTCAAGATGAGACATGTAAGGTGTATCCCTTATTTGAACACTATGGGAGATTCCAGTTTAATGCCTTTAAATTCTTGAGAAGTATGGGCTCTGTGTATCTGCAGTGTAAAGTTTTGATATGTGATAGCAGTGACCACCAGTCTCGCTGCAATCAAGGTTGTATCTCCAGAAGCAAAAGAGATATTTCTTCATATAAGTGGAAAACAGATTCCATCATAGGACCCATTCGTCTGAAAAGGGATCAAAGGGCAAGTGGCAATTCAG GATTTCAGCATGAAGCACATGTGGAAGAAACTCCAAACCAACCTTTCAACAGTCTGCATCTATTTTCATTCATGGTTCTAGCTCTGAATGTAGTGATTGTAGCCACAATCACAGTGAGGCATTTTGTAAATCAACAGGCAGACTACAAATATCAGAAGCTGCAGAACTATTAA
- the FAM24B gene encoding protein FAM24B gives MLVIAGGILMALLLLIVVVLCLYFKIGNALKAAKESGHNPDKLLYAKNSQAKTMATESCPARQCCEGCRMYADFDSLPPCCCDINEGL, from the exons ATGCTTGTCATTGCTGGTGGTATCCTGATGGCCTTGCTCCTGCTGATAGTTGTTGTGCTCTGTCTTTACTTCAAAATAGGCAACGCACTAAA AGCTGCAAAGGAATCTGGTCACAACCCAGACAAGCTGTTGTACGCCAAGAACAGCCAGGCCAAAACCATGGCCACGGAGTCTTGTCCCGCCCGGCAGTGCTGTGAAGGATGTAGAATGTATGCCGATTTTGATTCCCTGCCACCTTGCTGTTGTGACATAAATGAGGGCCTCTGA
- the LOC101029723 gene encoding coiled-coil domain-containing protein 43, giving the protein MAAPSEVAAVVPGEGDGGGGGFGSWLDGRLEALGVDRAVYGAYILGVLQEEEEEEKLDALQGILSAFLEEDSLLNICKEIVERWSETQNVVTKVKKEDEVQAIATLIEKQAQIVVKPRMVSEEEKQRKAALLAQYADVTDEEDEADEKDDSGATTMNIGSDKFLFRNTNVEDVLNARKLERDSLRDESQRKKEQDKLQRERDKLAKQERKEKEKKRTQRGERKR; this is encoded by the coding sequence ATGGCGGCACCCAGCGAAGTGGCCGCAGTAGTCCCTGGCGAAGGCGATGGCGGAGGCGGCGGCTTTGGCTCCTGGCTGGACGGACGGTTGGAGGCACTGGGAGTGGACCGAGCCGTTTACGGAGCCTACATCTTGGGTGTCCtgcaagaggaggaggaagaagagaagctgGACGCTCTGCAGGGGATCCTCTCTGCTTTCCTGGAAGAAGATTCCCTCCTTAATATCTGCAAGGAGATTGTGGAACGATGGTCAGAAACTCAAAATGTTGTCACCAAAGtgaaaaaagaagatgaagtACAGGCCATCGCCACCCTAATTGAAAAGCAGGCACAAATTGTGGTAAAGCCAAGGATGGTGTCAgaagaggagaagcagagaaaagctgCCCTCCTGGCCCAGTATGCTGATGTGACAGATGAAGAGGATGAAGCAGATGAGAAGGATGATTCAGGAGCTACCACAATGAACATTGGTTCTGACAAATTTCTGTTCCGAAACACCAATGTGGAAGATGTCCTTAATGCCCGAAAACTGGAGCGAGACTCGCTTCGGGATGAGTCCCAAAGGAAGAAGGAACAGGACAAActgcagagggagagagataaaCTAGCCAAGCAGGAGcgcaaggaaaaagaaaagaaaaggacacagagaggggagcgaAAGCGATAA